In the genome of Candidatus Woesearchaeota archaeon, one region contains:
- a CDS encoding LamG domain-containing protein, which yields MRGAKAIVFSIGAFILAGVIMFSVAAQLQSPNGASMQRVNGTNCTPSPEGIVAWWPFDEQNGTTTDDVVGSHSGVLVNGPLHVTGLVGQALQFDGGNDYVSVGDSDLWYFGRNNFTIELWMKSFEPGGGSMGHPSHIFIGNDEGSGFRRKWFFALGGGVLEFHINGGVSGTQFFALAPFSPTLNEWYHLAMRRMGNNWTVFVNGLPVVSEMHDYEVPNANAPLTIAQAENLGYVNGVIDEVAIYDRALSNEEIRAIANASQAGKCKQFQISTASPLFAQIDQYVVFQFEALFGKEPLLWSIINGTIPQGMGFYPNGMLNGTPAGVGNFTFTVQVKDALNQTVQKELVMEVLLQLPPPTFTVEKVGTQTVPGQDADYFIMVQNIGVSPTAKVNSSELLEPWFTFLNASPYPKTIVNTSDGWPLPENESLFNQSSYQTFLQWEIPPLQPGGSYLIYYKVNVDPTFPVGEEVTGTFCLTPEEAEACSQTYQDCLQAGMIGCIQKKDLKCVTVVVPTCIFLWTRCLWRGNLDGCGSHEQNTSGSFDPNQKTVLPEKYALPNQTLLYTIDFENIGTAEAKTVGLLDELNQKLNLSTLQVVARNGTFYAINDGQTILLYLQNKTRQKNITFGNETIFINETYMENWTVNRNNNTLRWFLENIYLGINKTDHVFYQIKPKQGLVSGATILNNATIRFDVFDPMTTNNTITIIDSSIPKCTMNALPPLMYSSNFSVSWNGTDAIGEIESFDVYMAADGQGYQRILTRTLQTNTTIVGKRGVYYEFFCVATDMAGNIETQQIRAEASTTVYDWKPTPIKMRVD from the coding sequence CCAATCACCTAATGGTGCATCTATGCAGAGAGTAAATGGAACAAATTGTACACCTTCTCCTGAAGGCATTGTTGCGTGGTGGCCTTTTGATGAACAAAATGGTACAACAACAGACGATGTTGTTGGCTCTCACTCAGGTGTCCTCGTCAATGGACCTTTACATGTTACCGGATTGGTTGGTCAAGCGCTTCAGTTTGACGGAGGGAATGATTACGTCTCTGTGGGTGATAGTGACTTGTGGTACTTTGGTCGAAATAATTTTACTATAGAGTTATGGATGAAATCTTTTGAGCCTGGTGGAGGAAGCATGGGCCATCCAAGTCATATTTTTATTGGTAATGATGAAGGTTCTGGATTTCGGCGTAAATGGTTCTTTGCTTTAGGGGGAGGAGTTTTGGAATTTCACATCAATGGTGGGGTATCAGGAACACAATTTTTTGCTCTTGCTCCCTTTAGTCCAACCTTAAATGAATGGTATCATTTAGCCATGCGTCGTATGGGAAACAATTGGACTGTTTTTGTCAATGGTCTTCCGGTCGTATCGGAAATGCATGATTATGAAGTGCCAAATGCTAATGCTCCATTAACGATTGCACAGGCTGAAAATCTTGGATATGTCAATGGCGTCATTGATGAAGTCGCTATTTATGATCGTGCGTTAAGTAATGAAGAGATTCGTGCCATAGCTAATGCATCTCAAGCAGGAAAATGTAAGCAATTCCAAATCTCTACTGCATCACCATTATTCGCTCAAATAGATCAGTATGTTGTCTTTCAGTTTGAGGCCCTTTTTGGAAAAGAGCCACTGCTCTGGTCAATAATTAACGGTACCATTCCCCAGGGTATGGGCTTTTATCCGAATGGAATGTTGAACGGCACGCCTGCAGGTGTCGGTAATTTTACCTTTACGGTACAGGTGAAGGATGCATTAAATCAAACGGTACAAAAAGAATTAGTTATGGAAGTGCTTTTACAGCTTCCACCCCCTACGTTTACTGTAGAAAAAGTGGGAACGCAGACTGTTCCTGGACAAGATGCAGATTATTTTATTATGGTACAGAATATTGGTGTGAGCCCCACAGCAAAAGTCAATAGTTCGGAATTACTCGAGCCATGGTTTACTTTTCTGAATGCATCTCCTTACCCAAAGACAATTGTTAACACCTCTGATGGATGGCCATTGCCAGAGAACGAGAGCCTCTTTAATCAAAGTTCCTATCAAACCTTTCTCCAATGGGAAATTCCTCCCCTCCAACCAGGAGGCTCGTACCTGATTTATTATAAAGTAAACGTTGATCCTACGTTCCCCGTAGGAGAGGAAGTTACGGGAACGTTTTGCCTTACGCCTGAAGAAGCAGAAGCCTGTTCGCAAACATACCAAGATTGTTTACAAGCAGGAATGATAGGATGTATTCAAAAAAAAGATCTAAAGTGTGTTACCGTCGTTGTACCTACCTGCATTTTCCTTTGGACTAGATGTCTGTGGAGAGGAAATCTCGATGGGTGTGGATCACATGAGCAGAACACTTCAGGATCTTTTGACCCGAATCAAAAGACCGTACTTCCAGAGAAATATGCGTTGCCGAATCAGACACTCTTATACACTATTGATTTTGAGAATATAGGAACTGCAGAAGCAAAAACTGTTGGCTTATTGGACGAGCTCAATCAAAAACTTAACCTCTCAACACTTCAGGTTGTTGCAAGGAATGGAACCTTTTATGCTATCAATGATGGACAAACCATTCTCTTGTACCTGCAAAACAAAACCCGACAGAAAAATATTACCTTTGGTAATGAAACGATCTTTATCAATGAGACCTACATGGAAAACTGGACCGTGAACAGAAACAACAATACGTTACGCTGGTTCCTCGAGAATATCTATTTGGGGATTAATAAAACAGATCATGTTTTCTACCAGATTAAGCCAAAGCAAGGATTGGTTTCTGGAGCAACTATTCTTAACAATGCAACTATCCGCTTTGATGTTTTTGATCCTATGACAACAAATAACACCATTACGATTATTGATAGTTCAATACCAAAATGTACCATGAATGCCCTCCCTCCGTTAATGTATTCATCAAACTTTAGTGTTTCTTGGAATGGTACCGATGCTATTGGAGAGATCGAATCATTTGATGTGTATATGGCTGCAGATGGCCAAGGCTATCAACGGATACTTACCCGTACACTACAGACAAACACAACTATTGTAGGAAAGCGTGGAGTCTATTACGAGTTCTTCTGTGTTGCCACAGATATGGCAGGGAATATTGAAACCCAACAAATTAGAGCAGAAGCATCAACAACTGTTTACGATTGGAAACCAACACCAATAAAAATGCGTGTTGACTGA